A portion of the Mytilus galloprovincialis chromosome 12, xbMytGall1.hap1.1, whole genome shotgun sequence genome contains these proteins:
- the LOC143055421 gene encoding uncharacterized protein LOC143055421, producing the protein MASLQVAQKAKVEKDYDDLLTCSICLETFRNPKYLPCLHTFCELCINTYILSIVKEEKSVGFKCPVCRNLVPINESQGKPETWARQLPGNHFIVSMIERKAIQKSEKLCDTCEQKNVSQLAVSFCTVCEETYCEPCEANHKLYKISRNHKIMSIQKIDEFTASSTNFGLVSCDEHPEKNIEIFCKDHSKPCCTVCATVHHRKCEQVVTVDKATSGVKQSTKARELMVKLTETSDRLGKGIINHKDNMTTFDEGIEVALTDIKSQKDNIIRRLNELELQLQNETHATKKKISLKMCDEATMMSSLKSTVDNWKNIFEACTLQGSDLQVLIKMEEISSRIPQIEKDISKVEREIKDVSVSFKQEVITLNCLGSLKVTDRSVQLETGLKKVNFHSGCVKVLETIDVDVNKGGHRMLSGVFIDDNIILTDSVNCRILRCDLNGLMKEELKIASPPTDVASMSDTKIAVASNSSKIFTLNINPFILIRTFDIDAPVWGLCYLDGEFLTAYGNSMTWLNCETCQKMKAFKSGVDTRFVTCYEKDEYMYMNNFNSVCFKSSKGRGFEYSNSQLGYSYSQDMDYDGNIYATGFSKRNIHQLSSTGQLIRIIPLSQIDPTISNSPWVLRFQPSSNKFLLTFYNTGKVLICEIA; encoded by the coding sequence atggcgtcattacaagtCGCACAGAAAGCCAAAGTGGAAAAAGATTATGATGATTTATTGACTTGCTCAATATGCCTAGAAACTTTTAGAAATCCTAAGTATCTGCCGTGTCTGCACACGTTTTGTGAGTTGTGTATTAATACTTATATTCTGTCAATTGTTAAAGAAGAAAAATCCGTTGGATTCAAATGTCCCGTCTGTCGAAATCTAGTCCCGATCAATGAAAGTCAAGGTAAACCAGAAACATGGGCTAGACAATTACCAGGTAATCATTTTATAGTCTCAATGATTGAAAGAAAAGCGATACAGAAATCGGAAAAGCTTTGCGATACATGTGAACAGAAAAACGTTTCACAATTGGCTGTATCGTTTTGCACTGTATGCGAAGAAACATATTGCGAACCCTGCGAAGCTAATCATaagttatataaaatatcaaGAAATCACAAAATAATGTCAATTCAAAAGATAGACGAATTCACGGCTTCATCTACAAATTTCGGGCTAGTGAGTTGTGACGAACATCCGgaaaagaatattgaaatattttgcaaGGATCACTCGAAACCATGTTGCACGGTTTGTGCCACTGTTCATCATAGAAAATGTGAACAGGTTGTCACCGTAGACAAAGCAACTTCTGGtgttaaacaatcaacaaaagcaCGAGAACTCATGGTGAAATTAACAGAAACCAGTGACAGATTAGGAAAAGGTATTATAAACCATAAAGACAACATGACAACTTTTGATGAAGGCATTGAAGTTGCCCTAACTGATATCAAATCCCAAAAGGATAATATTATCAGACGTTTAAATGAACTTGAACTTCAGTTGCAGAACGAAACTCATGCTACGAAGAAAAAGATATCTCTAAAAATGTGCGATGAAGCTACGATGATGTCAAGCCTCAAAAGTACTGTTGATAACTGGAAAAATATCTTTGAAGCATGCACTCTGCAAGGTTCCGACCTCCAAGTCCTGATAAAAATGGAAGAAATTTCAAGTAGAATACCTCAGATTGAGAAAGATATATCAAAGGTAGAACGTGAAATAAAGGACGTATCGGTATCATTCAAACAAGAAGTCATCACCCTAAACTGTCTAGGTAGTTTAAAGGTTACAGATAGATCAGTACAACTAGAAACTGGTTTAAAGAAAGTTAATTTCCATTCAGGATGTGTTAAAGTTCTAGAAACCATTGACGTTGATGTGAACAAAGGTGGTCATAGAATGTTAAGCGGAGTTTTTATCGATGATAATATCATTCTGACAGACAGCGTGAATTGCAGAATACTGCGCTGCGATCTTAATGGATTAATGAAAGAGGAATTAAAGATTGCGTCACCACCAACCGACGTTGCAAGTATGAGTGATACGAAAATAGCCGTTGCTTCGAATTCAAGCAAAATTTTTACACTAAACATAAATCCATTTATCTTAATTCGTACGTTTGATATTGATGCTCCTGTTTGGGGACTATGTTATCTGGATGGGGAGTTTTTAACGGCTTATGGTAACTCTATGACGTGGTTGAATTGTGAAACTTGTCAAAAAATGAAAGCCTTTAAATCGGGGGTAGACACACGATTTGTCACTTGTTACGAGAAAGacgaatacatgtatatgaataacTTCAATTCCGTCTGCTTCAAATCGTCAAAAGGCAGAGGATTTGAATATAGCAATAGCCAATTAGGTTATTCTTACAGCCAGGACATGGACTATGACGGGAACATTTATGCTACTggattttcaaaaagaaatatcCATCAGCTGTCATCTACTGGTCAACTTATAAGAATCATTCCTTTATCTCAAATAGACCCTACTATATCAAATTCTCCCTGGGTACTTCGATTTCAACCAAGCAGTAATAAATTTTTGTTGACATTTTATAATACTGGAAAAGTTCTCATTTGTGAAATTGcctaa